The region GCGGAACAATGCGTGATCTGGTAAGCGGAATTTCCAAAACTCCCGGTGCTGTCGGCGGCAAGGGCGATATTGCTTTGGGACTGAGCAGGGTTTCCGCTAAAGCAAAAAGCGGCAGTAAGGATTCCCGGACTGCAGAATCCGTGGCGGCCCTTGGCGGGCGGGGCAATGCCCCAACCGAACGTGAAGTTGCCTCAATCAGTGCGGCCATATCCAAGGCACGGGCAAAGCTTTCAAAAATGAAGTCCCGAGCGGCTGTGGCCAAAGCCAAGGCCATAGTGGCCCGAAGCAGAAATAAATAAGTTCATATCAATACAAAAACTCCCGCAATATCATAAAGATATTGCGGGAGTTTCTTTATCTCATACGATTTTGCCAACCTACACGGCGAAGCCCCATTAAAAGTTTTTGAAGAGTCCAGAGAAACTTTTTTCAAAAAGTTTCTTTGGTCCCCGAAGGGCCGCCGGAGGCATTTTATTTCCCAGCGCAGGTCTCCAGAAACATCTTGTGACGCTCTGCGTAGGGCGGATATTTGAAGAATGCTGAACCGGAAACAAGCACATCCGCGCCTGCTTCAACAAGTTCGCGACAATTTTCCATGGTTACGCCGCCGTCCAGCTGGATGAGGGTGTCGGCACCCATGTCATCGATCATCTTGCGCAGGTCACGTACCTTCTGGGTACAGAAGGGGATGTACTTCTGACCGCCGAAACCGGGGTTAACGGACATGATCAGCACCATGTGCAGCTGCGGGATCAGGTATTTGATGGATTCCAGCGGGGTGGCCGGGTTCAGCGCGATTGCGGGCTTTACACCTTTTTCAGCTATTGCGGCTACAGCGCGCTCAAGGTGCACGGTGGATTCGGCATGGATGCAGAGCAGGTCTGCCCCGGCATCGCAGAATTCATCGATGTAACGTTCAGGCTGCTCGATCATGAGATGGCAGTCAAAGAACAGGTTGCATTCTTTGCGCATGGATTTGATAACCGGAGGCCCGAAAGTGATGTTGGGCACGAATTTTCCGTCCATTACGTCAAGGTGAGCCCATTTGAGGCCCGCTTCTTCCAGGGCTTTCAGTTCATCGGCCAGACGGCTGAAATCACAGGAAAGCAGGGACGGGGAAATTATTGTTTCCTTGGCTGCCATTATTTTTTCTCCTTGTCTTCCTTCATGTCAAAATCAACCTTGATCTTGAACATTTTGGTGGCGGGCAGATAGAGAACGCGGATTCCGGTTCTCTCGGTGATTGCATCGAGAGTTCCTTTCACGGTCTCCTTGTCCGGCCCGATGAAGGTAAACCAGATGTTGAAGTCGTTTTCACGCAGGTAGTTGTGGGTCACGCCTTTGTGGCGGTTAACCTCGGCCACGAATTCTTCCATTTTTTCTTCAGGCACGCTGGCGGCGCAAAGAGTAGAATGCCAGCCCAGTTCACGGGAACCGAAGTTCGCACCCACGCGGCGGATGACACCGTCTTCGCGCAGAACGTTGACCCGTGAAAGGGCTTCGTCTTCGGATACACCGACCATTTTCCCGATCTCCTCGTAAGGGCGGGGCGCAATGGGGAATCCGGACTGGATGATGCCGAGAATGTCTTTATCTACTGCGTCCATATTTTATCCTTTCAAATTTTTGATGCGCTTCGCGCTTTTGACGATTTGATTTCGCCTCCGGCGGCCAAAGGGGATAATCCCCTTTGGAATCCCTATTAGTTTAAATAGGTTAATTGTCATCACTAATTAGAACAAATTATTTTCTCTTAATGTCTCCAGCGGCGAAGCCATATTAAAAAAGTTTGGGATTCTTAAAC is a window of Desulfovibrio sp. JC010 DNA encoding:
- the rpe gene encoding ribulose-phosphate 3-epimerase, which codes for MAAKETIISPSLLSCDFSRLADELKALEEAGLKWAHLDVMDGKFVPNITFGPPVIKSMRKECNLFFDCHLMIEQPERYIDEFCDAGADLLCIHAESTVHLERAVAAIAEKGVKPAIALNPATPLESIKYLIPQLHMVLIMSVNPGFGGQKYIPFCTQKVRDLRKMIDDMGADTLIQLDGGVTMENCRELVEAGADVLVSGSAFFKYPPYAERHKMFLETCAGK
- a CDS encoding AsnC family transcriptional regulator, with product MDAVDKDILGIIQSGFPIAPRPYEEIGKMVGVSEDEALSRVNVLREDGVIRRVGANFGSRELGWHSTLCAASVPEEKMEEFVAEVNRHKGVTHNYLRENDFNIWFTFIGPDKETVKGTLDAITERTGIRVLYLPATKMFKIKVDFDMKEDKEKK